A single Vigna radiata var. radiata cultivar VC1973A chromosome 8, Vradiata_ver6, whole genome shotgun sequence DNA region contains:
- the LOC106772770 gene encoding pentatricopeptide repeat-containing protein At2g32630-like, with the protein MCSQRFLSRFLASFPVNTEHLQLAHNITQSLLNSTYFKPHSVIPCIAPQITYYVLSDPSLPPRSCLSFFHFLATQNPQKPDLKAHLILLYRLFSAKQFASMRTLLNSLVTNVEIKHPVREFVSLVDECESQFGSESESESYFVEKLCDMLFRVCADNRMFREAIWVFDYVMSKGLAIEGRSCFVLLLALKRCKEVEFCVRFFHRMVECGRVDIGVQSLTLVVDVLCRRGEIDRGKKLMKEMAERGIVRPTVFTYNTLLNACVVRKDRKGVEEILGLMESEGVLACLTTYTILIEWYASSGRIGEAEKVFEEMRERNMQMDVYVYTSMISWNCRAGNVRRALALFDEMIWKGIVPNTHTYGAMISGMCKAGQMEAAEILLEEMQTKGLDLNVVIFNTMMDGYCKRGMMDEAFRLQVIMERKGFEADVFTYSTLASGLCKLHRYEEAKRTLNLMVEKGVTPNVVTCTTLIEIYCKEGNLAEAERILGNMDKERMVPNIVTYNTLIDAYSKKEKIKQAHVLKSEMIGKGIVPDVFTYTSLIHGECIVNRVDEALKLFSEMLVKGIRGSVKTYTAIIYGLSKEGRADEAFKFYDEMMRMGLAPDDRVFAALVGSLHKVSSHVAAKQNEWCTENRLF; encoded by the coding sequence ATGTGTTCTCAGAGGTTTCTTTCGAGATTCCTGGCCTCTTTTCCTGTAAACACTGAACATCTTCAACTCGCTCATAACATAACCCAAAGCCTTCTCAACTCCACCTATTTCAAACCTCACTCTGTGATCCCATGCATCGCACCTCAAATCACTTACTATGTTCTCTCAGACCCATCTCTTCCGCCTCGCTCCTGCTTATCCTTCTTCCACTTCCTCGCAACACAAAACCCCCAAAAACCAGACCTCAAAGCCCACCTGATCCTCCTCTATAGGCTCTTTTCAGCAAAACAATTTGCATCAATGAGAACCCTTTTGAATTCCCTTGTCACCAATGTGGAAATCAAGCACCCTGTTCGTGAGTTTGTTTCTCTAGTTGATGAATGTGAGTCTCAATTTGGAAGTGAAAGTGAGAGTGAGTCATATTTTGTTGAGAAACTATGTGACATGTTGTTCAGGGTGTGTGCTGATAACAGAATGTTTAGAGAGGCTATTTGGGTGTTTGATTATGTTATGTCAAAGGGGTTGGCGATAGAGGGTAGGTCTTGCTTTGTGCTTTTGCTTGCTTTGAAGAGATGTAAAGAGGTGGAGTTCTGTGTGAGATTCTTTCATCGGATGGTGGAATGTGGCCGCGTTGATATCGGAGTTCAGTCCTTGACTCTTGTGGTTGATGTGTTGTGTAGGAGAGGAGAGATCGATAGGGGTAAGAAGTTGATGAAGGAGATGGCTGAGAGAGGCATTGTGAGGCCGACTGTTTTTACTTATAATACATTGTTGAATGCTTGTGTTGTGAGGAAAGATCGAAAGGGGGTCGAGGAGATACTGGGGTTGATGGAGAGTGAGGGAGTGCTGGCTTGTTTGACGACGTACACTATTTTGATTGAGTGGTATGCGAGTTCCGGGAGAATTGGGGAGGCTGAAAAGGTGTTTGAGGAAATGCGTGAGAGGAACATGCAGATGGATGTTTATGTGTACACGTCGATGATAAGTTGGAATTGTAGGGCGGGAAATGTTAGAAGGGCGTTGGCTTTGTTTGATGAGATGATTTGGAAAGGCATTGTTCCAAATACTCATACTTACGGGGCGATGATTAGCGGAATGTGCAAGGCGGGGCAAATGGAGGCTGCAGAAATCTTGTTGGAAGAGATGCAGACTAAGGGGCTTGATCTGAATGTGGTGATATTTAACACGATGATGGATGGTTATTGTAAGAGAGGGATGATGGATGAAGCTTTCAGGCTGCAAGTTATCATGGAAAGGAAGGGATTTGAAGCCGATGTGTTTACATACAGCACTCTTGCTAGTGGGCTATGTAAATTGCACAGGTATGAAGAAGCCAAGAGGACCCTAAATTTGATGGTGGAGAAAGGAGTAACTCCGAACGTTGTTACTTGCACTACTTTAATTGAGATATATTGTAAGGAAGGAAACCTTGCAGAAGCTGAGAGGATCTTAGGGAATATGGATAAAGAGAGAATGGTGCCTAATATTGTTACATATAATACTCTAATAGATGCATAtagcaagaaagaaaaaataaagcaagCTCATGTGTTAAAATCTGAAATGATTGGGAAGGGGATAGTGCCAGATGTATTTACATACACATCACTGATACATGGGGAATGTATAGTTAACAGGGTAGACGAGGCTCTGAAGCTTTTCAGTGAAATGTTGGTAAAGGGCATAAGAGGAAGCGTAAAGACATATACAGCTATTATTTATGGTTTATCCAAGGAAGGGAGAGCAGATGAAGCTTTTAAGTTTTATGATGAGATGATGAGAATGGGTCTAGCACCTGATGATAGAGTTTTTGCTGCACTTGTTGGTAGTCTTCATAAAGTCAGTTCTCATGTTGCTGCGAAACAAAATGAGTGGTGCACGGAAAATAGACTCTTCTGA